From Agelaius phoeniceus isolate bAgePho1 chromosome 27, bAgePho1.hap1, whole genome shotgun sequence, one genomic window encodes:
- the LOC129132022 gene encoding uncharacterized protein LOC129132022 — MTGTTGTVLGGNCDPTGSDSEHTGSDRDHPGGDRDPPVRRRRSWEAAATQGVSGWRRRKSPGDSTRGGAANPAQGAAGRKEPPLSQEGGRRSSQSSELVEKPHGREKPHKCLECGKGFSRSSNLTEHQVIHTGEQPYECEECGKHFSWSSSLRRHQVIHTGERPFECEECGKSFSQSSILMQHQRIHTGEKPFECGECGKSFRQRGQLKQHQMIHTGDRPYECGECGMSFSQKGYLMQHQRIHTGGKPYECGECGKSFSQSSGLRKHERIHTGEKPYKCGECPKSFRESWALIRHQVIHTGERPYTCLECGKSYGWHSDLRKHQRTHSGERPYECPECGKRFQISSSLLVHQRSHTEERPFRCSDCGKGFKQNCKLTIHRRIHTGERPYKCPECGMRFSTSSSCSLINHRKIHSGERPYECGECGKSFSRSSSLIRHQRTHTGEKPYECGECGKSFRWNCDLIVHKRSHTGERPFECGECGQNFSRSCHLIQHQVIHTGERPFECSVCGKRFQTNFHLLRHFQNHTEERPFCCPECGKGFKHNSTLVKHRRIHTGERPYECPECGKSFSRSSHLTQHQRRHCGLPTAEVKLPSRWTQQERTLSRNTNCCFLATLNHGGARFCLQPRKSFFCTFGACSKGATFPPHHCPRGGSELAAPPQLEVWIPPWPAPQVLPRPCRGCCWFPQPLPRLPLQQSP, encoded by the exons GGCGTgtctggatggaggaggaggaaaagccctggagattccacacgaggaggggctgcaaacccagcccagggagctgcagggaggaaagagccccccctgagccaggaaggcggccggagatccagccagagctcagagctggtggagaagcctcatggcagggagaagccccacaagtgcttggaatgtgggaagggttttAGTCGGAGCTCCAACCTGACCGAGCACCaggtgatccacactggggaacaaCCCTATGAGTGTGAGGAATGTGGGAAGCATTTTagctggagctccagcctgaggcGGCACCAGGTGATCCACACTGGAGAGAGGCCCTTTGAGTGtgaggagtgtgggaagagcttcagccagagctccatCCTGATGcaacaccagaggatccacactggggaaaagccctttgagtgtggggaatgtgggaagagcttcaggcagagggGCCAACTTAAACaacaccagatgatccacactggagaCCGGCCTTATGAGTGTGGagaatgtgggatgagcttcagccagaaGGGCTACCTGATGcaacaccagaggatccacactggagggaagccctatgagtgtggcgaatgtgggaagagcttcagccagagctctggCCTGAGGAAACAtgagaggatccacactggggaaaagccctacaagtgtggggaatgtCCGAAGAGCTTCAGAGAAAGCTGGGCCCTGATACGGCACCAGGTGATCCACACAGGGGAACGGCCCTACacctgcttggaatgtgggaagagctatGGGTGGCACTCGGACCTGAGAAAACACCAGCGCACCCActctggggagaggccctacgagtgtcctgagtgtgggaagaggtttcagatcAGCTCCAGTCTCCTTGTACATCAGcggagtcacacagaggagaggcccttccgctgctccgactgcgggaagggcttcaagcaaaacTGCAAACTCACCatccaccggcgcatccacactggggagaggccgtACAAGTGTCCTGAGTGTGGGATGAGATTCTCCACGAGCTCA agctgcagcctcatCAATCACCGCAAGATCCACAGCGGGGAG aggccctacgagtgtggggagtgtgggaagagctttagcCGGAGCTCCAGCCTaatcaggcaccagaggacccacactggagagaagccctatgagtgtggggagtgtgggaagagcttcaggtggaactgcgACCTGATTGTGCACAAGAGGagccacactggggaacggccctttgagtgtggggagtgtgggcaGAACTTCAGCCGGAGCTGCCACCTAATCCAGCATCaggtgatccacactggggagaggcccttcGAGTGTTCCGTGTGTGGGAAGAGATTTCAGACCAACTTCCATCTCCTCCGGCACTTTCAGaatcacacagaggagaggcccttctgctgccccgagtgtgggaagggattcaagcacaactccactcTTGTCaagcaccggcgcatccacacaggggagaggccctacgagtgtcctgagtgtgggaagagcttctccaggagctctcacttgacccaacaccaacggaggcactg TGGATTGCCGACTGCAGAGGTCAAGCTCCCTTCCCGCTGGACCCAGCAAGAGAGGACCCTCTCCAGGAACACGAACTGCTGCTTCCTGGCCACGCTGAATCACGGGGGAGCAAGGTTTTGCCTGCAGCCGAGGAAAAGTTTCTTCTGCACCTTTGGAGCATGCTCAAAGGGAGCCACTTTTCCCCCCCATCATTGCCCTCGGGGGGGATCTGAGTTGGCTGCGCCGCCCCAGCTGGAGGTGTGGATCCCGCCCTGGCCGGCACCACAGGTCCTGCCCCGGCCATGCCGCGGATGCTGCTGGTTCCCGCAGCCCCTCCCGCGGTTGCCCCTCCAGCAGAGCCCGTGA